One region of Azoarcus sp. CIB genomic DNA includes:
- a CDS encoding AAA family ATPase encodes MADLRPLAADRLRIRCAPEIFDFADTANLPDLPGGVGQGRAEEALRFGLAMRQPGYHVFVLGEPGTGRHATVFRLLREFSACGAVPPDLCYLHNFDDPQRPRLLTLTAGRGAALRADMQAFIADLGPAIETALASETYSSRIESLQDAHKTREDGALHELGEACAADGVSLLQTPDGFVFAPTKDGQTMSPEDFEALAPEIRAAVEKKVGAWGDRLADLLEQFPGWRKELHEAMKRAACDALTPAVSHLMRELRERYADLPAVLAFFDAIRKEILESGSDWAAQEGEEGDGAEDEARTKFHRYQVKLMVDHSATRGAPVICEDNPTFGNLIGRIEHISQMGTLVTNFSLIRPGALHRACGGYLVVDVERILTQPFAWEGLKRALRAREIRIEPPSEAQGWSNMLTLEPESIPCDVKVILVGDRELFYLLTENDPDFPELFKVAADFDEDMPRSDANVVRYAALLAMLGRASDLLPFDRTGIARLVEHGARLAEHAGRLSLQTRLLADVMREADFHARASQLPTVGCSQVDAAIASRSRRFGRYAERVLESMIDGTTLISTNGARCGQINALVVVELAGEQFGHPMRITATVRLGEGDVVDIERETELGGAIHSKGVLILSAFLGARYARHQPLSLSASLVFEQSYSPVEGDSASLAELCALMSALAQVPIRQTFAVTGSVNQFGEVQAIGGVNEKIEGFFDLCVARGLTGEQGVVIPQASVRHLMLREDVVVAAHEGRFHLHAVATVDEAMEILTGLSAGVADAKGVMPRETVNHKVAAALSAMIVAKHAFDHGSEVRHARFRRRHESGQE; translated from the coding sequence ATGGCCGACCTGCGCCCACTCGCAGCGGACCGTCTCCGTATCCGTTGCGCACCAGAGATCTTCGATTTTGCGGATACGGCAAACCTTCCCGATCTGCCGGGCGGAGTCGGGCAGGGGCGGGCAGAGGAGGCATTGCGTTTCGGTCTCGCGATGCGCCAACCCGGCTACCATGTGTTCGTGCTCGGCGAGCCGGGAACCGGCCGGCATGCAACGGTGTTTCGCCTGCTGCGTGAGTTCTCCGCTTGCGGCGCGGTCCCGCCAGACCTGTGTTATCTGCACAATTTCGACGATCCGCAGCGCCCCCGGCTCCTCACGCTGACGGCCGGGCGTGGGGCAGCATTGCGGGCCGACATGCAGGCGTTCATCGCCGATCTCGGTCCGGCAATCGAGACGGCGCTCGCCAGCGAGACCTACAGCAGCCGCATCGAATCGCTGCAAGATGCCCACAAGACGCGGGAAGACGGCGCACTGCATGAATTGGGCGAGGCATGTGCGGCCGATGGGGTGTCGCTGTTGCAAACGCCGGACGGCTTCGTGTTCGCGCCCACGAAAGACGGGCAGACCATGTCTCCCGAGGATTTCGAAGCCCTGGCACCTGAAATACGGGCCGCGGTGGAGAAGAAGGTGGGTGCCTGGGGCGATCGACTGGCCGATCTGCTCGAGCAGTTTCCGGGGTGGCGGAAAGAGCTTCACGAGGCGATGAAGCGCGCGGCGTGCGATGCACTGACGCCGGCAGTTTCGCATTTGATGCGCGAGCTGCGGGAGCGCTATGCCGACCTTCCTGCGGTGCTAGCGTTTTTCGATGCGATCAGGAAGGAGATCCTCGAGAGTGGAAGCGACTGGGCCGCTCAGGAGGGGGAAGAGGGCGATGGGGCGGAGGACGAAGCGCGCACGAAATTCCACCGTTACCAGGTCAAGCTGATGGTCGATCACTCCGCGACGCGCGGTGCGCCGGTCATCTGTGAGGACAATCCGACCTTTGGCAACCTGATCGGGCGTATCGAGCATATCTCCCAGATGGGCACGCTCGTGACCAATTTCAGCCTGATCCGTCCCGGCGCCCTGCATCGGGCATGTGGCGGCTATCTGGTGGTCGACGTCGAACGCATCCTGACACAGCCGTTCGCGTGGGAGGGATTGAAACGTGCGCTTCGCGCCCGCGAGATCCGTATCGAGCCGCCGTCGGAGGCTCAGGGGTGGAGCAACATGCTGACCCTGGAGCCGGAATCCATTCCGTGCGACGTCAAGGTGATTCTGGTCGGCGACCGCGAGTTGTTCTACCTGCTAACTGAAAACGACCCTGATTTTCCCGAGTTATTCAAGGTGGCCGCCGACTTCGACGAGGATATGCCGCGCAGCGACGCCAATGTCGTTCGTTATGCGGCGTTGCTCGCGATGCTCGGGCGGGCGTCGGACCTGTTGCCGTTCGACCGGACAGGCATTGCGCGTCTTGTTGAGCATGGCGCGCGCCTGGCCGAGCATGCCGGTCGCCTCAGCCTGCAGACGCGATTGCTGGCGGACGTGATGCGCGAGGCGGATTTCCATGCGCGCGCCTCGCAGTTGCCTACCGTCGGTTGTTCGCAGGTGGATGCGGCGATCGCATCCCGCTCGCGGCGATTCGGACGCTATGCCGAGCGGGTTCTTGAGTCGATGATCGACGGCACGACGCTCATTTCCACCAACGGCGCGCGCTGCGGCCAGATCAATGCGCTGGTTGTGGTCGAGCTTGCTGGCGAGCAGTTCGGCCATCCGATGCGCATTACGGCGACGGTGCGACTCGGGGAGGGAGATGTCGTCGATATCGAGCGTGAAACCGAGCTCGGTGGGGCGATCCATTCCAAGGGGGTTCTGATCCTCTCCGCGTTTCTTGGCGCCCGCTATGCGCGCCATCAGCCCCTGTCCCTGTCGGCCAGTCTCGTGTTCGAACAGTCGTATTCGCCGGTGGAGGGTGATTCCGCGTCACTGGCTGAACTCTGCGCCTTGATGTCTGCGCTGGCGCAGGTTCCGATTCGTCAAACCTTCGCGGTGACCGGGTCGGTCAATCAGTTCGGCGAGGTCCAGGCGATCGGGGGTGTGAACGAGAAGATCGAGGGATTCTTCGATCTGTGCGTCGCGCGCGGATTGACCGGTGAGCAGGGAGTTGTCATTCCGCAGGCGAGCGTACGGCATCTCATGTTACGCGAAGACGTTGTCGTGGCTGCGCACGAAGGCCGGTTCCACCTCCATGCCGTCGCTACCGTGGATGAGGCGATGGAGATCCTGACCGGGTTGTCGGCAGGGGTTGCGGACGCCAAGGGCGTAATGCCGCGGGAGACGGTCAATCACAAGGTCGCCGCGGCCCTCAGCGCGATGATCGTGGCGAAACATGCGTTCGATCACGGCAGCGAAGTTCGGCACGCCCGCTTCCGACGGCGGCATGAGAGCGGCCAGGAATGA
- the moaA gene encoding GTP 3',8-cyclase MoaA, translated as MKSIPIYPASGTLPLATDEPPPAGAPLLDKRGRTVHDLRISVTDRCNFRCIYCMPREVFDADHAFLARKELLSFEEITRVARLFAARGVRKIRITGGEPLLRKHVENLIAQLAEIPDVELTLTTNGVLLPKMAHVLRAAGLHRVTVSLDAIDDATFRKMNDADYPVSAVLKGIAAAEDAGFGPIKVNMVVKRGVNDHGVIDMARHFRGTGHILRFIEFMDVGSSNGWEMSAVVPSREIIERIHQVFPVEQIEPNYSGEVAERWRYSDGGGELGVISSVTQAFCSTCTRIRLSTEGKLYTCLFAQSGHDLRTLLRAGASDSELDQAIAAVWQHREDRYSEIRTANTAGLRKIEMSYIGG; from the coding sequence ATGAAATCGATCCCGATCTACCCCGCCAGCGGGACGCTGCCGCTCGCCACCGACGAGCCCCCACCTGCGGGCGCCCCCCTTCTGGACAAACGCGGCCGCACTGTCCACGACCTGCGCATCTCGGTCACGGACCGCTGCAACTTCCGTTGCATCTACTGCATGCCGCGTGAGGTCTTCGACGCCGACCACGCCTTCCTCGCCCGCAAGGAGTTGCTGTCGTTCGAGGAGATCACGCGCGTTGCCCGGCTCTTCGCAGCCCGCGGCGTGCGCAAGATCCGCATCACCGGCGGCGAACCCCTGCTGCGCAAGCACGTCGAGAATCTCATCGCCCAACTTGCCGAGATCCCCGACGTCGAACTTACGCTGACTACCAACGGCGTACTACTACCTAAAATGGCCCACGTGCTGCGAGCAGCCGGCCTGCATCGCGTGACCGTGAGCCTGGACGCGATCGATGACGCAACGTTCCGCAAAATGAACGACGCCGACTACCCGGTTTCGGCCGTCCTCAAGGGAATCGCCGCAGCGGAAGACGCCGGATTCGGTCCGATCAAGGTCAACATGGTCGTCAAACGCGGCGTCAACGACCATGGCGTGATCGACATGGCACGCCATTTCCGCGGCACGGGTCACATCCTGCGTTTCATCGAATTCATGGACGTCGGCAGCTCGAACGGATGGGAGATGAGTGCAGTAGTCCCATCCCGCGAGATCATCGAGCGGATTCATCAGGTATTTCCCGTCGAACAGATCGAGCCCAACTACTCCGGCGAGGTTGCGGAGCGCTGGCGCTACAGCGACGGCGGCGGCGAGCTCGGTGTCATCTCGTCGGTGACACAGGCCTTCTGCTCGACCTGCACCCGCATCCGCCTGTCGACCGAGGGCAAGCTCTACACCTGCCTCTTCGCACAGAGCGGCCATGACCTGCGCACCCTGTTGCGCGCCGGGGCGAGCGATTCCGAACTCGATCAAGCCATCGCAGCCGTCTGGCAGCACCGCGAGGATCGCTATTCGGAAATCCGCACCGCCAACACGGCCGGTCTGCGAAAGATTGAAATGTCGTACATCGGCGGCTGA
- a CDS encoding cytochrome c3 family protein, whose translation MNKKIGAALIIALGTFALGPVLAGNDRLSEFSNQGTIGNTRHNLTQRPTDGSTAINAGMMEAYRNDYQQVCVYCHTPHAANTNINAPLWNRTVRTTTYTLYTQQTLSQDTTQPGPNSLTCLSCHDGQTAVDSIVNMPGSGGYNGALALNPSAGTMESLLDTWRLNGGDPTAVTHQGLNSDPNSETSCLGCHSPGKTSAATDFTVFALGTDLTNDHPVGVKLPAGSDWNVPSGTFQNIRFFDKDGDNRPDKDELRFYDSGDGFEVECASCHDPHGVPGTTSKFLPTFLRVTADGSQICLTCHVK comes from the coding sequence ATGAACAAGAAAATCGGTGCAGCGCTGATCATCGCATTGGGTACGTTCGCATTAGGACCTGTCCTGGCCGGAAACGACCGATTAAGCGAGTTCTCGAATCAGGGCACGATCGGCAACACCCGCCACAACTTGACCCAGCGGCCAACTGACGGTAGCACCGCGATCAATGCTGGCATGATGGAGGCGTACCGGAACGACTACCAGCAGGTGTGCGTCTACTGCCACACGCCACACGCGGCGAACACCAATATCAATGCGCCCCTGTGGAACCGCACGGTTCGCACGACGACCTACACCCTCTACACGCAACAAACGCTCTCGCAGGACACGACCCAGCCAGGACCGAACTCGCTGACCTGTCTGTCCTGCCATGACGGCCAGACTGCGGTCGACTCGATCGTCAACATGCCGGGCTCAGGCGGCTACAACGGTGCGCTGGCGCTGAACCCCTCCGCAGGAACCATGGAATCATTGCTGGACACATGGCGACTGAACGGTGGCGACCCGACGGCGGTTACGCACCAGGGTCTGAACTCGGACCCCAACAGCGAAACCAGCTGTCTCGGCTGCCACTCGCCCGGGAAGACCTCTGCAGCCACGGACTTCACTGTCTTTGCGCTGGGTACCGACCTCACCAACGACCATCCGGTCGGCGTCAAACTCCCTGCCGGCAGCGATTGGAACGTCCCTTCGGGCACCTTCCAGAACATCCGGTTCTTCGACAAGGACGGCGACAACCGGCCCGACAAGGACGAACTGCGCTTCTACGACTCCGGCGACGGCTTCGAAGTCGAATGCGCTTCCTGCCACGACCCCCACGGCGTGCCGGGCACGACCTCGAAGTTCCTACCGACGTTCCTGCGTGTAACGGCAGACGGTAGCCAGATTTGCCTGACGTGCCACGTGAAGTAA